Genomic segment of Ewingella sp. CoE-038-23:
CTTGATGCCGCGGTGAAAGGCGCGGTGAGCTGCAAATTCCGCAACAGCGGGCAGGTTTGCGTGTGCATTAACCGTATTTACGTGCAGGACGGTGTCTACGACAAGTTCGTCACGGCGCTGGCGGAAGAAGTGCGCAAGCTGAAAGTCGGTAACGGCATGGACGACGGCGTGATTGTCGGCCCGCTGATTGATATCAAAGGGTTAGAGAAGGTTGAAGACCACGTCAAAGACGCGCTGGAGAAGGGCGGTCGTCTGGTGGTCGGTGGTCAGCGCCACGAACTGGGCGGCAACTTCTATCAGCCAACGGTGATTGCCGACGCCAACGACGACATGAAAGTGGCGGCAGATGAAACCTTCGGCCCGCTGGCGGCCTGTTTCCGCTTCAAAACCGAAGAAGAGGTTATCGAGCGCGCCAACGCCACGCCGTTTGGCCTGGCGGCATACTTCTATACTCAAAACTTGCAGCGCGTATTCCGCGTTGCCGAAGCGATTGAAAGTGGCATGATTGGGATTAACGAATCTGCGCTTTCTACCGAAGTCGCGCCGTTTGGCGGGGTGAAAGAGTCCGGGCTGGGCCGAGAAGGTTCGGTGTTAGGTCTGGAAGAATATTTACAGGTGAAAACCTTACATTTAGGTAATTTGTAGAGACATACTAAAATGCTGAATCAGTAATCTGAATGAGTATAAACAGGGCAATGATGAATCGATTGAAAGGGCTGCGTCAGCGCAGCGTTTGGATAAGTTTGTGCCTCGGGCTGTTGGCGGGGCCGTTCTCGTCTGTCGTTTTGGCGAAACAATCCTCTGATACGCTGGCTGGGTTGACCTCGGAGCAAACCGTGGTGAGCTATTTGCGGCAGAATCATCGGTTGCCCGACTATTACGTGACTAAACGGCAGGCACGTGATGCGGGATGGGACGCCCGCGCGGGCAATCTGTGTCAGGTCTTACCGGGTAAGGCGATAGGCGGCGACAGGTTCTCAAACCGTGAAGGGCGCCTGCCTAATGCTTATAAACGCGTGTGGCGCGAGGCGGATATCAACTATCGCTGCGGGCGGCGCGGCGCCGACCGCGTGCTGTTCGCCAGCGATGGCCTGATTTACGTCAGCCGCGATCACTATAAACAATTTGTTCGGGTGGAGTGACATCGATGAATAAAGTGGTCTTCGATTTTAATCATATTCCCGATTTGCCCGCGTTTTATAGCGAGTTTTCCCGACAATTTGGTCTGAGCGAGAGCTTTGGTGCCAATCTTGACGCACTCTGGGATGAGGTGACGGGAGGCATTACGCTGCCCGTTGAAATTGATTTTGCCCATCTGAATGCCAGCCGTAAACGGCGTTTTGGCGCACTGATTCTGCTGTTTGAAGAGGCGGAAGAGGAGCTGGACGGCGAGCTGCGTTTTAACGTGCAAGAGAAAGCGGCGGCAGCGACGGGTAAAGCTAAAGAGTAAGCGAAAGAGTAGGCGGGAGAGAGTGAAAAGTAGCAGCCACCCGGTGACTCGCGGTGGCTACTGCTGATGGCTGAAAAGACTTACAGGTCTTTGGCTTCGGCCAGCTCGCGCAGATATTGGAAAATCTGGCGGTAAGATTTCGGCGGCTTATTGGCTGCCTTTTCTTTTTGTGCGTTACGGATAAGCGCGCGCAGCTGCTGGCGATCGGCCTCTGGATAAAGCTCCAGCACCGGCGGGATCGCGTCGTCGCCATCTTCCACCAGACGGTCACGCAGCTGTTCCAGTTTGTGGAACAGGGAAACCTGCTGGTTGTGGCGGTTTTTCAGCTTATCCAGCGCGGTGGTGATAGGATCAACATCGCGGGAACGCAGCATTTTACCAATCAGCTGTAGCTGACGGCGGCGGCCTTCTTTCTTGATCTTCTGGGCTAAATCGATGGCGGCGCGCAGATCATCATCTAGCGGCAGCTTGTCCAGCGAGTTCTTGCCTAAATCGACCATCTCTTGACCCAAATCTTTCAGGGCTTCGGCGTCGCGTTTAATTTCACTTTTGCTGACCCAGATGATTTCATCATCTTCTTCGTTCTCGTTGCTCTCGGGAACGTCATCCAGCCAGTCGTCAATTTTCTTTGTCATGAGTGCTTCCTCCTTGGGAGGTTTTCCTATCATTTTTCATTGTGCTTTATTGCTTGGCGGCATTATGCATGGTTATGGGGTTTACCTCCACGTTCTGTTGCATATTAAGCCGCTTCCTAGCGTGTCGGGTGCGAAATAATGGGGCGTCTCTGTTAGACTCAAAGACAACGTAACCTCTTTTTTCTCATAAGTGATGGCAGGCTGATGAACGTAGTCAATCAAGTTGCAGAACAGCGTAAGACACTGGAACAGGCCGTAGCTCAGGCCCTCGAATTAGCGAAAGCCGGTTCAGACGGTGCTGAAGTCGCGGTCAGCAAGACCACCGGCATTGGGGTAAGCACCCGCTTTGGTGATGTTGAGAACGTCGAATTCAACAGCGACGGCGCGTTAGGCATTACCGTCTATTATCAGAATCGTAAAGGCAGCGCGTCATCTACCGATCTCAGCTCAGATGCCATTTCTCGCACCGTGCAGGCCGCGCTGGACATCGCCCGCTTCACGTCTCCTGACCCCTTCGCGGGCGTCGCCGATAAAGAGATGCTGGCTTTTGATGCGCCGGATTTGGACCTGTTCCACCCAACCGAATTAGACGCCGATCGTGGCATTGAGCTGGCAGCCCGCGCCGAGCAGGCCGCATTAGCCGCCGATAAGCGCATCACTAATAGCGAAGGCGGCAGCTTCAACAGCCATTACGGCATTCGCGTCTTCGGCAACAGCCACGGCATGTTGCAGAGCTACTGCTCGACGCGCCACTCGATTTCCGCCTCGGTGATTGCCGAGCACGATGGCGACATGGAGCGCGATTACGCCTATACCATCGCGCGTAAAATGAGTGATTTGGCGAATCCTGAATGGGTGGGTGCCGAGTGCGCACGCCGCACGCTGTCGCGCCTCTCTCCGCGTAAATTGCCAACGATGAAAGCCCCGGTGCTGTTCGCCTCTGAAGTAGCGACCGGCCTGTTCGGCCACTTGGTCGGCGCTATCAGCGGCGGCAGCATCTACCGTAAATCCTCTTTCTTGCTCGACAGTCTGGGCAAGCAGATTCTGCCGGAGTGGCTGACGATTGAAGAGCATCCGCACCTGCTGCAAGGCTTGGCTTCTACGCCGTTCGACAGCGAAGGCGTGCGCACCCAGCGGCGTGACATCGTCAAAGACGGCGTGCTGCAAAGCTGGCTGATGACCTGCTACTCGGCGCGCAAGCTCGGCCTGCAAACCACCGGCCACGCGGGCGGCATCCACAACTGGCGCATTGCCGGGCAGGGCGATGACTTCGCCGCTATGCTGCGCAAAATGGGCAAAGGCTTAGTCGTAACTGAGCTGATGGGCCAGGGCGTCAGCGGCGTGACCGGCGACTACTCGCGCGGCGCGGCGGGCTTCTGGGTGGAAAACGGTGAAATTCAGTATCCGGTTAGCGAAATAACCATCGCTGGCAATCTGAAAGACATGTGGCGCAACATGGTGAGTATTGGCAGCGACATCGAAACGCGCAGCAATATTCAGTGTGGCTCCGTGCTGCTGCCAGAGATGAAAATCGCCGGCGAATAATCGTTTTCTTCGCGTTATCCGCGCAGCGATCGCCCGATCGCTGCGTTTTTTTTATCCTTTTCCGCTCAGACATTACTTATTTACAAAAAAGCTCTGCCACTTTTTCCTTCGCCCATTTATTTTGTCATTGCTGAATAAGTAATGTCGTTTTTTAACAAAATTATAAATTTCTATTAACCTAGATGGATGACCCGAAAATGCGTAAACATTTGATAGCAATGGTTGCCGTTGCCCTACTTGGAAGCAGTTCTATGGTTCTGGCGGCGGATGTCGGCACCAACATGGACACTATCGCCGATAACTACGGCAAAGCGCTGAAAGCCAGCAATGCACAGGATTTCGAAGCGAGCCTGGCGAACATGAAAGCCGCCGCGCTGGACGCTAAAAACGCAACCCCGCCAAAACTGGAAGGGAAAGCGGCCAACAGCCCAGAGATTCAGGATTACAAAAAAGGCATGGATGATTTAGTGGCCGGTATCGACAAAGCCTCTGCATTGGCGAAGGCTGGCAAACTGGATGACGCGAAGAAGGAAGCGCAAGGCTTCAAAGCGATTCGTGACGAGAACCATAAGAAGTTCAGATAAGATTTATACGCCCTCCCGGTCATCGGGAGGGCGTGACGCTGACTAGCGGTACTTAGCGGTACTCTCCGGCTGCTTCCGGCTGATACAGCAACTCTAGCACTTTAACCAGGCTCTCTTTGCCATTGGGCATCGTCCACGTGATGCTACTACCCACGCGCAGGCCCAGCAGTGCCGCACCTAGCGGCGCCATCACGGACAGCTGCTCATCGGTATCTTTTAACGCCGCCGGGAAAACCAGCGTGCGAACATGTTCTTCCCCTTCGTTGCCTTCCGTGAAGCGTACCTTACTGTTCATCGTCACGACGTCGGCAGGCATCTCCTGCGGCGGCAGGATTTCAGCGCGATCCAGTTCTTCGTTTAATGCCTCTGCCACCGGGCTGCTTGCGTAAGCAGGCTTCGCCAGTAAGGAATCTAAACGTTCTGCATCCAGCTCGTTGATGGTCAGGGTCGGTTTGCTCATAGCATTATTCCTATTTCCTTCTGAGTCGCCATCGCGAGCGATGGTGTTGGGTGGCATGGTTGCCGATTGTCAAAAAGCAACACCCCCGCGCACTAGCGCAGGGGTGTTGGCGTTTTTCGAATTTCTCATCTGATACTAGGCAGAGATAGCGCAAAATGGAAGGGCTATCCTTTCATTCGTCACTACTAAAACTCCGTTAAGCAGTGAAATACCCTGAACCCTCGCCGTCTGATAGTCGTATCCCCAGATTAATCCCAGTTTTGAGAATGTGATCCGCTTAGGTCACTGCATTTCCACTTTGAACTGGAAAAAAACCATCTACACAGGAAATGCCCGCGGGGTTAGGGTAAAGACAGATGAAATAAACGCGCTTTTTTAGCATTGCACGGCAAGGAGAGGGGTAACCGCGAGTGAATAACGGAACCGCATCTGTTAATACGGCAGGGCAAATTGGTTTGGAAGACGCAGAAGCAACCACAGAGAAAGTGTTAAAAGATATTCAGGTTATGTTGAACGCCGAAAATATCTATACCAATGATGTCCAGCAGCAGATGTTAGCCTCGCACGTTAAGGCAATGGTATTACGCTCTATTACCGGTGAGCCATTACCCGAGGTGGAAAAAGAGCTGTTTGACGAAATTTCTGCGGAGTCAATGCGAATGGCGGAGCGGGTTGTCGACCTGTTCGGTAATTTACCTATCGAAGAGGCTTATTTACTCTCGGTACATTTTGAAGTCGCAAAAGACAATAATTCTTAACAATTTAAATTTTACTCAATTTATCTGGAGAAAGAACTCATGGGACAAATTACCGTTGTTATCGGCGACCGTTTAGGGAAAGGCCAGAAAGTTGCAGCGGGCGTAGAAGCCGCAGGTGGCAAGGCTATCGTGGTGCCGGGCGTGGCCGCTGACATGAAATTAGGCGACGTGATGAAAGCAGAAAATGCCACCTTCGGCATCTCTTTCTGCGGCAGTGGCGGCGCGGGCGCAATTACTGCGCAAACCAAATACGGATATAAAGCAAAATATGGAATGCGCTCTGTGGATGAAGGCGTAACTGCAATTAACGAAGGCTGTAATGTATTAGGTTTCGGATTTATGGATAAAGAAGAGCTGGGTCAACGCCTGGTTGAAGCTTATATCAAGAAATTCGGCCAGCCGTAATGAAACAACAATTAACCACCACTGTTCGGGTTGAAGGAAAAGGCGAAAATAAGGCCGCCGCCTTTTCTGCCGCGCTGAGTCAGGTGCAAAGAACCGTTCTTAAATCTACGAATAATATCTTGCTGCGAATTGAACCGCAGGACGTCAAGGTGATCACCGCAGAAGAGACGGTAAGAAAGGAAAAGTTCCTGTTCTTTTTTCTGGCCAGAGAAAGGAAGAGTTATTACGTAGTGCTCGATATTACCGTCAATATGACGGCAATAGAGACTGACAAGGTAGTTTTTGTCACTAAATAAGGAGCCATTGAGTCAAGAATATTATTTCTTGGTGCAAGGCTCTAAAAACGTTAGCTATAAATGACAAGGATATACTGATGTTTTTAATTATTTTATTTAAGTCGCTTATTATCGGCGGATTGGTCGGCGTGGGCGTAGGTGCAGGTGCTGCACGTATGTTTCACGCGCCAAGCGTGCAAGGGATGGGGGCTTTTCGTACTCTTGGGGAATTAAATTCCTGTGAAGGCGATCCAGCTTCGCATTTCTCTTTCGGTTTAGGCTTCTTCTTCAACGCCTGGGCATCTTCTGTCGCTGCAGGTTCCTTCACACAAGACGTCGACCACCGCATTATTCCTCACTGGGCAGCCGCCTCGTTGATGGTGAAAAACCGCAACGTGTCTGAAACCCTGCACGATCCGCGCAAGATGGCCATCGCCGGTGCTGTTATCGGCATGATTGTCGTCGCGTTCCTTAACACCACCGCCTCCGCCGTACCGGCAGCCTTGCAGGTTACTGCGGTGAAAGTGCTGGTGCCCGCTGCTAACCTGTTGGTCAACACCGTCATGCCAGTGATCTTCTGGCTGGCTGCGATTGACGCAGGCCGCCGCTCCGGCTTCTGGGCCACCATCTTCGGTGGTTTGGCGCAGATGATCATGGGTAACGCCGTGCCGGGTCTGGTACTGGGTATCTTGATTGGTAAAGGCGTCGAAGAGGGCGGCTGGAACCATGTGACTAAGGTGATGATGGCGGCAATTATTGCGCTGTTCGTGCTCAGCGGGTTCTTCCGCGGTTTCG
This window contains:
- a CDS encoding PRD domain-containing protein, whose product is MNNGTASVNTAGQIGLEDAEATTEKVLKDIQVMLNAENIYTNDVQQQMLASHVKAMVLRSITGEPLPEVEKELFDEISAESMRMAERVVDLFGNLPIEEAYLLSVHFEVAKDNNS
- the yjgA gene encoding ribosome biogenesis factor YjgA, with the translated sequence MTKKIDDWLDDVPESNENEEDDEIIWVSKSEIKRDAEALKDLGQEMVDLGKNSLDKLPLDDDLRAAIDLAQKIKKEGRRRQLQLIGKMLRSRDVDPITTALDKLKNRHNQQVSLFHKLEQLRDRLVEDGDDAIPPVLELYPEADRQQLRALIRNAQKEKAANKPPKSYRQIFQYLRELAEAKDL
- the rnk gene encoding nucleoside diphosphate kinase regulator, which gives rise to MSKPTLTINELDAERLDSLLAKPAYASSPVAEALNEELDRAEILPPQEMPADVVTMNSKVRFTEGNEGEEHVRTLVFPAALKDTDEQLSVMAPLGAALLGLRVGSSITWTMPNGKESLVKVLELLYQPEAAGEYR
- a CDS encoding DUF4311 domain-containing protein → MFLIILFKSLIIGGLVGVGVGAGAARMFHAPSVQGMGAFRTLGELNSCEGDPASHFSFGLGFFFNAWASSVAAGSFTQDVDHRIIPHWAAASLMVKNRNVSETLHDPRKMAIAGAVIGMIVVAFLNTTASAVPAALQVTAVKVLVPAANLLVNTVMPVIFWLAAIDAGRRSGFWATIFGGLAQMIMGNAVPGLVLGILIGKGVEEGGWNHVTKVMMAAIIALFVLSGFFRGFDVKLLQSFMLDVPAWLNGIHNSLSGK
- a CDS encoding barstar family protein, whose translation is MNKVVFDFNHIPDLPAFYSEFSRQFGLSESFGANLDALWDEVTGGITLPVEIDFAHLNASRKRRFGALILLFEEAEEELDGELRFNVQEKAAAATGKAKE
- a CDS encoding glycine-rich SFCGS family protein, which gives rise to MGQITVVIGDRLGKGQKVAAGVEAAGGKAIVVPGVAADMKLGDVMKAENATFGISFCGSGGAGAITAQTKYGYKAKYGMRSVDEGVTAINEGCNVLGFGFMDKEELGQRLVEAYIKKFGQP
- the pmbA gene encoding metalloprotease PmbA; protein product: MNVVNQVAEQRKTLEQAVAQALELAKAGSDGAEVAVSKTTGIGVSTRFGDVENVEFNSDGALGITVYYQNRKGSASSTDLSSDAISRTVQAALDIARFTSPDPFAGVADKEMLAFDAPDLDLFHPTELDADRGIELAARAEQAALAADKRITNSEGGSFNSHYGIRVFGNSHGMLQSYCSTRHSISASVIAEHDGDMERDYAYTIARKMSDLANPEWVGAECARRTLSRLSPRKLPTMKAPVLFASEVATGLFGHLVGAISGGSIYRKSSFLLDSLGKQILPEWLTIEEHPHLLQGLASTPFDSEGVRTQRRDIVKDGVLQSWLMTCYSARKLGLQTTGHAGGIHNWRIAGQGDDFAAMLRKMGKGLVVTELMGQGVSGVTGDYSRGAAGFWVENGEIQYPVSEITIAGNLKDMWRNMVSIGSDIETRSNIQCGSVLLPEMKIAGE
- the cybC gene encoding cytochrome b562 encodes the protein MRKHLIAMVAVALLGSSSMVLAADVGTNMDTIADNYGKALKASNAQDFEASLANMKAAALDAKNATPPKLEGKAANSPEIQDYKKGMDDLVAGIDKASALAKAGKLDDAKKEAQGFKAIRDENHKKFR
- a CDS encoding DUF4312 family protein; the protein is MKQQLTTTVRVEGKGENKAAAFSAALSQVQRTVLKSTNNILLRIEPQDVKVITAEETVRKEKFLFFFLARERKSYYVVLDITVNMTAIETDKVVFVTK
- a CDS encoding ribonuclease domain-containing protein, translated to MMNRLKGLRQRSVWISLCLGLLAGPFSSVVLAKQSSDTLAGLTSEQTVVSYLRQNHRLPDYYVTKRQARDAGWDARAGNLCQVLPGKAIGGDRFSNREGRLPNAYKRVWREADINYRCGRRGADRVLFASDGLIYVSRDHYKQFVRVE